One genomic region from Nitrososphaerota archaeon encodes:
- a CDS encoding GMC family oxidoreductase, giving the protein MSSNVVTHEPTDVVVLGLGHMGGPVAAELSTAGYKVVGIEKGPYWDYATDWSPTNIHDEWAIMLERKFDHPLQLSTFTVRNDRDQVALPVRRYTKFVQYQALGHGVGGAGTHYGGVMGRFAPWSYKPYSETINKYGESVLPTNHDMEDFPVSYQDMVPYYEKWEKAMGISGTNQDPFIPGVKFPTPAHPTTPYGEVFRGAAESLGYHPYPQPSALISQPYTNQYGVSRNGCLYCGWCAGRCNYPCEVGAKGSSHVTTVPAAMKTGNFDLRLNSIVYRIDLDASGKKATGVRYYDPQGNINIQPAKVVFNGIWGFNLVRLMLLSGIGKPYDPVKISGSVGRAPTLGDGPAATSVSGTLNMATNTYSCGNQAGGGYVMLDLADDNFDHKGQNFIGGAPISYGNFLGAGPNMVTAFNPGKTSWGSAWKKGLKDMKLPSKLTVSFAPTGPEIPTKDQYVGLDPHYNDIYGDPVARVTINWGANRWRVADYLAPKLQEILTKMGCTDIKVNKVPELSSKPDLWAAHVRDGARTGSKPETSVFNKWMQSWDVENVFASGEICDPFGDNITPGTHPVGAMAYLAADGIQKYLKSPGPLVA; this is encoded by the coding sequence TTGTCAAGTAATGTAGTTACTCATGAGCCGACTGATGTTGTTGTTCTCGGCCTAGGGCATATGGGTGGCCCTGTTGCTGCTGAGCTTTCAACAGCTGGGTACAAGGTGGTTGGGATTGAGAAGGGCCCGTACTGGGATTACGCGACTGATTGGTCTCCAACCAACATTCATGATGAGTGGGCGATTATGCTTGAGAGGAAGTTTGATCATCCGCTTCAGCTCTCAACCTTCACTGTGAGGAATGACAGGGATCAAGTAGCGCTTCCTGTGCGGCGGTATACGAAGTTTGTTCAGTATCAGGCGTTAGGTCACGGTGTAGGCGGCGCAGGCACCCATTACGGGGGAGTTATGGGGCGTTTCGCTCCGTGGTCGTATAAGCCGTATTCGGAGACAATCAACAAGTACGGGGAGTCGGTTCTGCCTACGAATCACGACATGGAGGATTTCCCAGTCTCCTATCAGGATATGGTTCCGTACTATGAGAAGTGGGAGAAGGCGATGGGGATCTCGGGTACAAACCAGGATCCGTTTATTCCCGGTGTGAAGTTTCCGACGCCTGCTCATCCAACCACACCGTATGGAGAAGTGTTCAGAGGCGCGGCGGAGAGTCTAGGTTACCATCCGTATCCGCAGCCTAGTGCTCTCATCTCGCAGCCTTATACGAATCAGTACGGGGTTTCTAGGAACGGTTGTCTGTACTGCGGCTGGTGTGCAGGGCGATGCAACTATCCCTGCGAGGTCGGTGCGAAAGGCAGCTCCCATGTGACGACAGTGCCGGCTGCGATGAAGACTGGGAACTTCGATCTCCGATTGAATAGTATCGTGTACAGGATTGATTTGGATGCGTCGGGGAAGAAGGCGACCGGGGTAAGGTATTATGATCCTCAGGGGAACATTAACATCCAGCCTGCTAAAGTTGTGTTCAACGGTATTTGGGGTTTCAACCTTGTCAGGCTGATGCTTCTATCCGGGATAGGTAAGCCATACGATCCGGTCAAGATATCTGGTTCTGTGGGTAGGGCGCCTACGCTGGGTGATGGGCCCGCTGCTACGAGTGTCAGTGGTACCTTGAATATGGCTACGAACACGTATAGTTGTGGGAATCAGGCTGGGGGAGGTTATGTGATGCTGGATCTTGCTGATGACAACTTTGATCATAAGGGGCAGAATTTCATAGGCGGTGCGCCTATCTCCTATGGGAACTTCTTGGGCGCAGGGCCGAATATGGTGACTGCTTTCAACCCCGGCAAAACCAGTTGGGGCAGCGCTTGGAAGAAGGGGTTGAAGGATATGAAGCTCCCAAGTAAGCTCACAGTTTCATTCGCGCCTACGGGGCCGGAGATACCTACTAAAGATCAGTATGTTGGTCTTGACCCGCATTACAATGACATCTACGGTGATCCTGTGGCGAGGGTCACGATTAACTGGGGTGCGAATAGGTGGCGGGTAGCTGATTACTTGGCTCCTAAGCTGCAGGAGATCTTGACGAAGATGGGTTGCACCGACATAAAGGTGAACAAGGTTCCTGAGTTGTCAAGTAAACCAGATCTCTGGGCTGCTCATGTCAGGGACGGTGCTAGAACCGGTTCGAAGCCGGAGACCTCGGTGTTCAATAAATGGATGCAGAGCTGGGATGTCGAGAACGTGTTCGCGTCAGGAGAAATATGCGACCCCTTCGGAGACAACATCACACCAGGTACACATCCTGTTGGAGCGATGGCTTATCTTGCTGCAGACGGTATACAGAAGTATCTTAAGAGCCCAGGGCCACTAGTGGCCTAA
- a CDS encoding winged helix-turn-helix domain-containing protein, with amino-acid sequence MGSAIITKYKEKIPQEARAMIEALSEPSRQGLAVMLAEKGELSFKELLLQVKPMNTSTLTHHLKILMKAGLVENHYRKIEGKDGYSFYQLTSLGKQFLRQLGAT; translated from the coding sequence ATGGGTTCCGCAATAATAACCAAGTACAAAGAGAAGATTCCGCAGGAGGCAAGAGCCATGATAGAAGCCCTCAGCGAACCTTCAAGACAAGGTTTAGCGGTGATGCTAGCCGAAAAAGGAGAGCTCTCCTTCAAAGAGCTTCTGCTGCAAGTCAAACCTATGAACACCAGCACCCTCACCCACCACCTTAAGATCCTGATGAAAGCGGGACTTGTGGAGAACCACTACAGAAAAATCGAAGGAAAAGACGGCTACTCATTCTACCAACTCACCAGCTTAGGAAAGCAATTCCTCAGACAACTTGGCGCCACGTGA
- a CDS encoding MarR family transcriptional regulator, whose amino-acid sequence MALHNYTIEILGSKASFRVLKTLLRFRGKIFTIRELAKTAGLSHPETSKVLKTLEKRGVVRLQPVGRAYQVSLNEESYILKSVIEPLFRAEENTVGALISTIKPFFNKDKRISTVAIFGSVAKGMEKESSDIDLLVIAEDREFANECVSRASDATTSKFGFAPSPLIMSKERFIQESDRDLEKSILESYTLVSGKDLKEIIKHGKASR is encoded by the coding sequence GTGGCACTGCATAACTACACAATCGAGATTCTAGGTAGCAAGGCTAGTTTTCGTGTACTCAAAACGCTTCTCCGCTTCAGAGGCAAGATTTTCACAATAAGAGAACTGGCCAAGACTGCTGGTCTTTCACACCCTGAGACATCAAAGGTGCTCAAGACGCTTGAGAAAAGAGGTGTAGTAAGGCTTCAACCTGTCGGAAGAGCCTACCAAGTAAGTTTGAACGAGGAGAGCTACATTTTGAAATCGGTGATCGAACCATTATTCCGAGCGGAGGAGAACACAGTAGGCGCTCTAATATCGACAATCAAACCCTTCTTCAACAAAGACAAAAGAATTTCCACGGTCGCAATCTTCGGAAGCGTAGCAAAGGGCATGGAAAAGGAATCCAGCGACATTGATCTCCTTGTAATCGCAGAGGACAGGGAATTCGCGAATGAATGTGTCTCAAGAGCAAGCGACGCCACCACCTCCAAGTTTGGTTTTGCACCATCACCTCTGATTATGAGCAAAGAACGTTTCATTCAAGAAAGTGATAGAGACCTTGAAAAATCAATCCTAGAATCCTATACACTCGTCTCTGGAAAAGATCTAAAGGAGATCATTAAGCATGGTAAGGCCAGTCGATAA